A region of Vitis riparia cultivar Riparia Gloire de Montpellier isolate 1030 chromosome 12, EGFV_Vit.rip_1.0, whole genome shotgun sequence DNA encodes the following proteins:
- the LOC117926810 gene encoding ATP-dependent zinc metalloprotease FTSH 2, chloroplastic-like, with amino-acid sequence MAASSACLVGNGLSTCINKPGLSKEFHGRHLLPSSSFPSLGKVSKAVFVKASLDQRQHEGRRGFLKFLLGNAGLGVPALLGNGKANAEEQGVSSSRMSYSRFLEYLDKDRVKKVDLFENGTIAIVEAVSPELGNRVQRVRVQLPGLNQELLQKFREKNIDFAAHNAQEDSGSLLFNLIGNLAFPLILIGGLFLLSRRSSGGMGGPGGPGFPLAFGQSKAKFQMEPNTGVTFDDVAGVDEAKQDFMEVVEFLKKPERFTAVGARIPKGVLLVGPPGTGKTLLAKAIAGEAGVPFFSISGSEFVEMFVGVGASRVRDLFKKAKENAPCIVFVDEIDAVGRQRGTGIGGGNDEREQTLNQLLTEMDGFEGNTGIIVIAATNRADILDSALLRPGRFDRQVTVDVPDIRGRTEILKVHAGNKKFDGDVSLDVIAMRTPGFSGADLANLLNEAAILAGRRGKTAITSKEIDDSIDRIVAGMEGTVMTDGKSKSLVAYHEVGHAICGTLTPGHDAVQKVTLIPRGQARGLTWFIPSDDPTLISKQQLFARIVGGLGGRAAEEVIFGEPEVTTGAAGDLQQITGLAKQMVTTFGMSDIGPWSLMDTSAQSADVIMRMMARNSMSEKLAEDIDTAVKRISDDAYEIALTHIRNNREAIDKIVEVLLEKETMTGDEFRAILSEFVEIPAENRVPASVPSPVTV; translated from the exons ATGGCAGCATCATCAGCTTGCCTTGTGGGAAATGGTCTATCCACCTGCATTAATAAACCAGGTTTGAGCAAGGAATTCCATGGTAGGCATCTTTTGCCATCCTCAAGCTTTCCATCATTGGGTAAAGTGTCCAAAGCAGTTTTTGTAAAAGCATCTTTGGACCAGAGACAGCATGAGGGAAGGAGAGGCTTTCTCAAGTTTTTGCTTGGTAATGCGGGGCTTGGGGTACCTGCTTTACTTGGTAATGGAAAAGCTAATGCGGAGGAGCAAGGGGTTTCCTCATCAAGGATGTCATATTCTAGATTTTTGGAGTATCTGGACAAGGATAGGGTAAAAAAAGTAGATTTGTTTGAGAATGGAACCATAGCTATTGTTGAAGCTGTTTCTCCTGAGTTGGGTAACCGGGTGCAGCGAGTTCGTGTGCAACTCCCAGGACTCAACCAGGAGCTCCTTCAGAAATTCAGAGAAAAGAACATTGACTTTGCTGCACACAATGCTCAAGAGGACTCAGGTTCTCTGTTATTCAACTTGATTGGCAACCTTGCTTTCCCACTAATCTTAATTGGAGGCCTTTTCCTTCTCTCAAGGCGTTCATCAGGAGGAATGGGTGGCCCTGGTGGGCCTGGCTTCCCCCTTGCCTTTGGTCAATCAAAAGCCAAGTTCCAAATGGAGCCAAACACTGGTGTAACATTTGATGATGTTGCTGGGGTAGATGAAGCAAAACAAGATTTCATGGAAGTAGTGGAGTTTCTGAAAAAGCCCGAGAGATTCACTGCAGTTGGAGCTCGCATTCCTAAAGGTGTTCTTCTTGTTGGCCCTCCAGGAACTGGGAAGACTCTGCTAGCTAAGGCAATTGCTGGTGAAGCAGGTGTTCCATTTTTCTCTATCTCAGGTTCTGAGTTTGTTGAGATGTTTGTTGGTGTTGGTGCATCTAGAGTCCGTGATCTTTTCAAGAAGGCCAAGGAGAATGCTCCCTGCATTGTATTTGTTGATGAAATTGATGCTGTTGGGCGCCAAAGAGGAACTGGAATTGGAGGAGGAAATGATGAAAGGGAACAAACTCTTAACCAGCTTTTGACTGAAATGGATGGTTTTGAAGGAAACACTGGTATAATTGTTATTGCAGCCACTAACAGGGCAGACATTCTTGACTCTGCCTTATTGAGGCCTGGACGATTTGACAGACAG GTAACTGTTGATGTTCCTGATATACGGGGAAGGACAGAGATCTTAAAGGTTCATGCTGGTAATAAGAAGTTTGATGGAGATGTGTCTCTTGATGTAATAGCCATGAGAACTCCAGGTTTTAGTGGAGCAGATCTTGCAAACCTCCTAAATGAGGCAGCTATATTGGCTGGTCGTCGTGGGAAGACAGCAATCACATCTAAAGAGATTGATGATTCAATTGATAGGATTGTGGCTGGAATGGAAGGAACAGTTATGACAGATGGAAAGAGCAAGAGTCTGGTGGCTTACCATGAAGTTGGTCATGCCATATGTGG AACTTTGACCCCAGGACACGATGCCGTTCAGAAAGTCACCCTGATCCCTCGTGGTCAAGCACGCGGTCTTACATGGTTCATTCCTTCTGATGACCCTACCCTGATCTCAAAGCAGCAACTCTTTGCAAGAATTGTTGGCGGACTTGGTGGCAGAGCTGCTGAAGAAGTGATCTTTGGTGAGCCTGAGGTGACAACAGGTGCTGCTGGTGATTTGCAGCAGATCACTGGTTTGGCCAAACAG ATGGTGACCACATTTGGGATGTCTGACATCGGCCCATGGTCGCTTATGGACACCTCGGCTCAGAGTGCTGATGTCATCATGAGAATGATGGCAAGGAATTCAATGTCTGAAAAGCTTGCAGAAGACATTGATACTGCTGTGAAGAGGATTTCAGATGACGCATATGAGATTGCATTGACCCACATAAGAAACAACCGTGAGGCCATTGACAAGATTGTTGAAGTCCTCCTTGAGAAAGAAACAATGACTGGGGATGAGTTCCGGGCAATCCTCTCAGAGTTTGTTGAGATTCCTGCAGAAAATCGTGTCCCTGCTTCAGTACCATCTCCAGTCACTGTATAA
- the LOC117926097 gene encoding G-type lectin S-receptor-like serine/threonine-protein kinase SD2-5, producing the protein MHASGNDPVVEFPKVVWSANRNNLVGANATLKLTGEGDLILKEANGTVVWSTNTSGESVAGLGLTETGNLILFDSNNSSVWQSFDHPTDSLIPGQTLVSGQKMIASVSEKNWSEGFISFYATSEGIAVCVGTTPPLTYFFRRVGNTGSINVSFTKRGLFLSSDEPIWEFPTASFAWYMKLEPTGQLRFYEWINNSWRALLSPLLRDLDCLYPMTCGKYGICSNGQCSCPKPADGETSYFRQISYNEPHLGCSEITPLSREASHYHSLLELKETTSFPFPPEHEASTDIESCKRACLKIYSCKAAVFLTAEGSGLCYLPSEIFSLMNIEVYSTLLNSTTFLKVQNVPKNEPPPAGTDLIPGSPPPSKKTISKISVILLLSLGAFLCLFLAVIACYSLSLGFKDAKEDEEDYLHQVPGMATRFSHEILVVATKNFSQKLGKGGFGSVFKGILSDGTQVAVKCLDVFCQAKNSFLAEVETIGGIHHMNLVRLVGYCVKKSERLLVYEYMCNGSLDKWIFDRSSGLALDWQTRRKIILNIARGLAYLHEECQKKIVHLDIKPQNILLDENFNAKVSDFGLSKLIDRDQSQVVTTLRGTFGYLAPEWFSSAITEKVDVYSFGVVTLEILCGRKNLDRSQPEEDMHLLCLFKQRAEEDQLLDLVDKNSEDMQAHGAEVVEMMRLAAWCLQGEVTKRPSMSVVVKVLEGVINVEGNLEYNFFYPAVPIGTEAVGHRENNVIIASPLLPSVLSGPR; encoded by the coding sequence ATGCATGCTTCAGGCAATGATCCAGTGGTAGAATTCCCAAAAGTAGTGTGGTCTGCAAATAGAAACAATTTGGTTGGAGCTAATGCAACATTGAAGCTCACAGGAGAAGGAGATTTGATCTTGAAAGAAGCAAATGGCACTGTAGTTTGGTCAACGAATACGTCTGGTGAGTCTGTTGCTGGTTTGGGATTGACCGAGACAGGAAACCTCATATTGTTTGACAGCAATAATTCTTCTGTTTGGCAGTCTTTTGATCACCCAACAGACAGTCTCATTCCAGGCCAGACATTGGTTTCCGGGCAGAAAATGATTGCTAGTGTTTCAGAAAAAAATTGGTCTGAaggttttatttcattttatgctACCAGTGAAGGTATTGCTGTTTGTGTGGGGACCACTCCACCTCTGACATACTTTTTCCGGCGTGTGGGTAACACTGGAAGTATAAATGTTTCATTCACTAAAAGGGGTCTCTTTCTATCTTCAGACGAGCCAATTTGGGAGTTTCCTACTGCATCTTTTGCTTGGTACATGAAGTTGGAACCGACAGGGCAATTGAGATTTTATGAGTGGATTAATAACAGCTGGAGGGCTTTGCTTAGTCCCTTGCTAAGGGACCTTGATTGTCTATACCCTATGACATGTGGAAAATACGGAATTTGCTCAAATGGGCAGTGCAGTTGTCCCAAACCAGCTGACGGAGAAACAAGCTATTTTAGGCAAATAAGTTATAACGAACCCCATCTTGGGTGTTCTGAAATTACTCCCTTATCTCGTGAAGCTTCTCATTATCACAGTCTTCTTGAGCTCAAGGAAACTACATCTTTTCCTTTTCCGCCCGAACATGAAGCCAGCACCGATATTGAAAGTTGCAAGCGTGCCTGTCTGAAGATATATTCCTGCAAAGCTGCTGTGTTTCTGACTGCTGAAGGTAGCGGACTTTGCTATCTCCCATCTGAAATCTTTTCACTGATGAATATAGAAGTGTATTCTACATTATTGAATTCGACTACATTCCTTAAGGTGCAGAACGTCCCAAAAAATGAGCCTCCTCCAGCAGGCACTGATCTCATTCCTGGTTCTCCCCCACCCTCAAAAAAGACCATAAGCAAGATTTCAGTTATACTGTTATTAAGTTTAGGAGCTTTCTTGTGCCTGTTCCTTGCTGTTATTGCATGCTATTCTCTATCTTTGGGTTTCAAAGATGCCAAGGAAGATGAGGAGGATTATCTGCACCAAGTACCAGGAATGGCTACTAGGTTCTCTCATGAAATCTTGGTAGTTGCAACTAAAAATTTTAGTCAAAAGCTTGGTAAAGGAGGATTTGGTTCAGTCTTCAAAGGGATTCTGAGCGATGGAACCCAGGTTGCAGTGAAGTGTCTGGATGTTTTTTGTCAAGCTAAGAATTCCTTCTTAGCTGAGGTTGAGACAATAGGTGGCATTCACCATATGAACTTGGTAAGACTGGTCGGATACTGTGTCAAGAAATCAGAAAGGCTCCTCGTTTATGAATATATGTGCAATGGGTCCTTGGACAAGTGGATCTTTGACAGAAGCTCGGGGCTTGCTCTTGACTGGCAAACCAGAAGGAAGATCATACTCAACATAGCAAGGGGTTTAGCTTATCTCCATGAAGAATGCCAAAAGAAAATAGTGCACTTGGATATTAAACCCCAAAACATCCTCTTAGATGAAAATTTCAATGCAAAAGTTTCTGATTTTGGATTGTCCAAGCTAATTGACAGGGACCAGAGCCAAGTGGTGACGACCTTGAGAGGAACTTTCGGGTATTTGGCTCCAGAATGGTTCAGCTCTGCAATTACAGAAAAAGTAGATGTGTATAGCTTTGGTGTTGTGACCCTGGAAATTTTGTGTGGACGGAAAAATTTGGATCGCTCTCAGCCTGAGGAAGATATGCATTTGTTATGTCTTTTTAAACAAAGGGCAGAGGAAGATCAACTGTTGGATTTGGTTGATAAGAACAGTGAGGATATGCAGGCCCACGGAGCAGAGGTTGTGGAGATGATGAGGCTTGCTGCATGGTGTTTACAAGGTGAGGTCACTAAGAGGCCTTCCATGTCCGTGGTGGTGAAGGTCTTGGAGGGGGTGATCAATGTTGAAGGTAATCTGGAGTACAACTTCTTTTATCCAGCAGTCCCAATAGGGACCGAAGCGGTTGGTCATAGGGAGAATAATGTTATCATTGCCTCTCCCCTATTGCCCTCAGTTCTATCGGGTCCCAGATAA
- the LOC117926333 gene encoding pentatricopeptide repeat-containing protein At2g41080-like — MGKYWLRPLTRRHFSTNPSSGSELTAEFTNLCSKGHLKQAFDRFSSHIWSNPALFSHLLQSCISENSLSLGKQLHSLIITSGCSSDKFISNHLLNLYSKCGQLDTAITLFGVMPRKNIMSCNILINGYFRSGDWVTARKMFDEMPERNVATWNAMVAGLIQFEFNEEGLGLFSRMNELGFLPDEFALGSVLRGCAGLRALVAGRQVHGYVRKCGFEFNLVVVSSLAHMYMKCGSLGEGERLIRAMPSQNVVAWNTLIAGRAQNGYPEEVLDQYNMMKLAGFRPDKITFVSVISSCSELATLGQGQQIHTEVIKAGASLIVSVISSLISMYSRCGCLEDSLKVFLECENGDVVCWSSMIAAYGFHGRGVEAIDLFNQMEQEKLEANDVTFLSLLYACSHCGLKEKGIEFFDLMVEKYGVKPRLEHYTCMVDLLGRYGSVEEAEALIRSMPVKADVITWKTLLSACKIHKKTEMARRISEEVFRLDPRDPVPYVLLSNIHASDKRWDDVSDVRKAMRDRKLKKEPGISWLEVKNQIHQFCMGDKSHPKSVEIAFYLKELTSEMKKRGYVPDIDSVLHDMDVEDKEYSLVHHSEKLAIAFALLYTPVGTPIRVIKNLRVCSDCHVAIKYISEISNREIIVRDSSRFHHFKNGRCSCGDYW, encoded by the coding sequence ATGGGTAAGTATTGGCTTAGGCCTCTTACTAGGCGCCATTTCTCTACAAACCCTTCCTCTGGCTCTGAACTGACAGCCGAGTTCACCAACCTCTGCTCCAAAGGCCACCTCAAACAAGCTTTTGACAGATTCAGCTCTCATATATGGTCGAATCCAGCTCTCTTCTCACATCTCCTCCAATCATGCATTTCAGAAAACTCACTATCGCTAGGAAAACAGCTCCATTCCTTGATAATCACGTCTGGGTGTTCCTCAGACAAGTTCATTTCCAATCACCTCCTCAACCTCTACTCCAAATGCGGACAATTAGACACTGCAATCACATTGTTTGGCGTTATGCCCAGGAAGAATATCATGTCTTGTAACATTTTGATTAATGGCTATTTTAGGAGCGGTGATTGGGTTACTGCCCGGAagatgtttgatgaaatgcctgAAAGAAATGTTGCTACGTGGAATGCCATGGTTGCAGGTTTGATACAGTTCGAGTTCAATGAGGAGGGTTTGGGTTTGTTTTCGAGGATGAATGAGTTGGGTTTTTTACCCGATGAGTTTGCGTTGGGGAGTGTTCTTCGGGGTTGTGCGGGGTTGAGAGCACTGGTTGCGGGCCGGCAGGTTCATGGTTATGTGAGGAAATGTGGGTTTGAGTTTAATTTGGTTGTTGTGAGTTCCTTGGCTCATATGTATATGAAATGCGGAAGTTTGGGGGAGGGAGAAAGACTAATTAGAGCAATGCCAAGTCAAAATGTGGTTGCTTGGAACACGCTTATTGCGGGAAGAGCTCAAAATGGATATCCTGAGGAAGTTTTGGATCAGTATAATATGATGAAATTGGCCGGCTTTAGACCGGATAAGATAACATTTGTGAGTGTAATCAGTTCATGTTCAGAATTAGCCACTCTTGGACAAGGCCAGCAGATCCATACTGAAGTAATTAAAGCTGGGGCGAGTTTGATAGTCTCAGTGATTAGTTCTTTAATTAGCATGTATTCGAGATGTGGGTGTTTGGAAGATTCATTGAAGGTTTTCTTGGAATGTGAAAATGGAGATGTTGTTTGTTGGAGCTCGATGATTGCTGCTTATGGGTTTCATGGGCGAGGAGTGGAGGCCATTGACTTGTTTAATCAGATGGAGCAAGAAAAATTAGAGGCAAATGATGTTACATTCTTGAGCTTGCTTTATGCTTGTAGTCACTGTGGATTGAAAGAGAAAGGGATCGAGTTCTTTGATTTGATGGTTGAAAAGTATGGAGTGAAACCTAGACTAGAACACTATACATGTATGGTTGATCTACTAGGACGGTATGGAAGTGTGGAGGAAGCAGAGGCTTTGATAAGATCTATGCCGGTTAAAGCAGATGTTATTACATGGAAAACTTTGTTATCTGCATGTAAAATCCACAAGAAGACAGAGATGGCAAGAAGGATTTCTGAAGAAGTTTTTAGGCTTGATCCCCGGGATCCAGTTCCTTATGTGCTACTTTCAAACATCCATGCTTCTGATAAAAGGTGGGACGATGTTTCAGATGTCAGAAAAGCCATGAGAGATAGGAAGTTGAAGAAGGAACCAGGTATAAGCTGGTTGGAGGTGAAGAACCAGATACACCAATTCTGCATGGGGGATAAATCTCATCCAAAATCGGTGGAGattgcattttatttaaaagaattgaCTTCAGAGATGAAAAAGCGTGGATATGTGCCTGATATTGATTCTGTTTTGCATGACATGGATGTTGAGGACAAGGAATACAGCTTGGTGCACCATAGTGAAAAGTTGGCAATTGCTTTTGCTCTTCTCTACACTCCTGTTGGTACTCCAATAAGGGTGATTAAGAACTTGCGTGTCTGCAGTGATTGTCATGTTGCTATTAAATACATATCAGAGATATCAAACAGAGAGATCATTGTGCGAGATTCTAGTAGGTTTCATCATTTCAAAAATGGGAGATGTTCTTGTGGTGATTATTGGTAA